AGCAGTTGTTACAACTAAATCAATATCTTGCTTCTCTATTTCTTTAATGACATTCTTATTCCACTGTTCACAATCTTTGGCACTATCTTTCGTTTTTAATTCACAACCACTTTTCGTCATACTTAATATTCTATAATTACTATCTTTGGCTGCTGATTGTAAAGCACCTAACCAATGTTGCGCATGAGAACTTCCGACTAATGCAATCGTCTTATCATAATTCTTTTTATGTCCATATGTTCCGACAAGTACTTTAGATTCTCCAATTTTTTGGTGTACTTGATCTCTCGTTGAATCTGGAGACTCATTTCTTATTTCTGAGAATTCAGGTATTGCTTTAACACCTGTATTTACACTGACACCTTTTTCAGTTGCCATTGCACCTGGATAATCTTTACTTAATGCTGTTTTTTCCTTTTCAAATGGATTATTGAATAATATGAAGTATATCGATGCTAATGCAATTAGATTAATCAACAATCCTGTACCTAGTTTTTTGAAAGCTTTCTTATTAGAAGAAGCACTTCGAATTGGTGTCTCAATAAACTTAGTCATGATATAAGATAATAACCAAGATAGTAATATCATACCTACACCTAAAATAATACCTGGTCTACCATTATTATGATATTGCCAGAAGGATAATATCACCCAATGCCATAAATACAATCCAAATGATAATCCACCTAATTTAACCATAAGCTTTGAACCGAGTATCGATTTCACACCAAATTTTGTTTCATAATTTCCAGATAATAATATAAACACGGCACAAAGCATTGGCCATAGCGCGATATATCCTGGGAACATCGTTGATACATTGAAAATAATACCCGTCAGTATCAAGCCAGCTAAACCAATCCAACCAATGATACTCGCAATGAATTGGTTGATTTTTATTTTAGATAAATTCATTGCTAATAATCCACCTAATGAGAATTCCCACACGCGAGTAAATGTATGAAAATATGCCCACGGTTGATTTACATTTGTTAAATAAACAGAATATGTGAATGACGCGATAAATATACTAGCTAAACAAATATTGATTAGTTTAATCACATCTAACTTACTGTATTTCTTGAAAATCATAAAAATAAAAGCAAACAGTAAAAACCAAATGATATAGAACTGTCCTTGAATAGACATTGCCCAAAAATGTTCTATCGGTGTTTTCATTTGGTCTTTATTTAAATAGTCAGTACTTGAAAAAGCCAATTGCCAATTCTGATAATAAAATAAAGAAGCAATCGTTTCTTTAATCGTTTTACCTAAAATAGATTGTGGTAACCAAATAAAGCTTAATAAGACGGTTATAAATAAAACCGTTAATACTGAAGGGAATAATCGCTTGATCAAACCTTGAATATAAGGTAAGAACTTAAATTCACCTTCTCTATTGAATCTGGAAATAATAGAAGTTGTTATTAAAAATCCAGAAATAACGAAGAATACATCTACACCTCCGGAAACCTTGCCAAACCAAATATGATATATCGCAACTAATAATGCTGCAACTACTCTCAAGCCTTCTATTTCAGGTCTAAATTTCTTTTCTATATCTATTGTCTTCATCTGCATATGTAAAACTCCTTTTATTAATATACAAATGTAAGTATATAGTTCATATTTTTTATAAGAAAGTCATTATCGAATATTTACAATATTTTTACATTAAATTAAAATCCCTTAACAATTAAATTGTTAAGGGATTTTGCTAAGAATACTATTTGCTGATCTGAATGTCTTTTATAAATTGATCGTAAATAGCTGTATCTTCAAATTGTGTTGTTTTTTGTTGTGCATTTTTTATCATCGCTTGTATCTCGTTACTTTCGTAATGATCAATGATATATCCAAGATCATGAGCAAATTCTTCACTATTTTGTGGTTCTGCTAAAAAGCCATTTACTTTTTCATCAATTAAGTATTCTGGACCATAGCATCCTTTATAGCTCACAACGATACTATTTTGATACATAGCTTCTAATATAACTAAGCCAAAGCCTTCAATACGAGATGGGACGGCAGTTATTTTACTTGATGACAATACTTTAGATAAGTGATTTGTCGTTGGTTTCAATTGTATAATGTCATTAAGTTGATAGTGATTGATCAGTGAATTTAACGTCTCTTTTTCTTGTCCATCACCATATATATCTAACACATAATGTTTTTCTCTCATTTTATCCGCTATGATTTGAATACTTTCAATTAATAAATCAAAGCCTTTTTCTTTTTCAAATCGTCCTGCAGCGACAATTGTATTTTTCTTTTCAAGATTATATATCGTCTCTTTAATAATATTAGGCACTATAATCACTTTAGTTTGTGACAACTGTGCTTGATAATCTTGTTGATCCTCTTTAGTCAAAGTTGTAACTAGATCTAGTTTACTATATGCACTTAAAATATCTTGTTGATAGCGTTCATCGTGTGCTTTTAAATACATATGCTCCATGCCTATTTTGAAAATGTCTTTCTTCGCATAGTGAGCCACAAGTAAATTATAACTCGCACGGGTACCTACAATAATATCTGTATCCACTTCTTTAATTTTTTGTATAATCTTCTTTTCTATATAGCTTGAAAATTGATTCAACCCTGGTTCTGACGGATGTATATACTTTGGTTTAAGTAAAGGTGTGAATTTATTTATTCTATTGAACAGAATATGTTGTAAGCCTTTAATTGATTTTCCATACTCAATAATAGGTTCTATTTCTATATCTTCATGCAGATTAAAATAGGGTTGTTCACTCGCTTTAAAAACTGAAATAATCTTAACAGTGTGCCCTTTTTCTTTTAAAATATTGGCTAAATTAGAAATAGATTTCGTCGTTCCACCCATGTGATAAATATTATGAACTAAAAATGTAAATGACTTCACTTGCATCCCCTCTTTCAAATCATAGATTGCTCGATTAATTGTGTGATTGTTTCATATGAATGATTCGATTTATTTATAAAGGTATCATCTTGTTTATTATATTGCTTTTCATAAATAGCTGTAAACAAGGTTTCACTATCAAAATATTGATTTTGATTAATTGAGTCATATACTGTTCGATAAAGCCCTCTCTGTTCATTATACACTTCGAAATCTGGTGTATATAAATAAACGTGCTTATCTATTGTTAAGGCATCAAACACGGTTGATGAATAATCGCTAATTACAATATCAGCAACTAACAAAAGTTCTTGTGTATCAAATTGATTGATGTTTTGTTGTGAATTGGTTTGTTGAGACATATCCTCTTCATGAAGTTTATAAATAATATTATAATTGTCTTTAATTTCTTCTGGGAAATCTAATAAATAATGATCGCCTTCTATATCTCTCCATGTTGGAACATATAAAATGGTTTGTTTTTCATCGTCTAAATTCAAAGCTTGTTTTGTCTCATTGATTACAGTTTTATCATCGGCATGTTCTAACAAATACTGATTTCTAGGATAACCACAAGGTATGATTTTAGTTTCTTCCATTGGAAATGCTGATTGAAATTGTGAATTGATTGTTTCAACATCCGTTATAAAATAATCTTGTTTTTTTAATTTATTATATTTACGCGCTCTATAATTATAAATACTTCCATTCTGCTTTGGTTCTTTACTATCTAAAAATAACTGCTTCATTGGTGTGCCGTGCCATAATTGAATGATCGTACCATTCGGTTGTAAATGATCAGGCAAATAACTTTCTAGAACAACGACACCTGCTTGTTCAATGATTGATTGCGTATCTATATCATTTGGTTTAATAAAATGATTACCCGTTTTTTCTTCAGTGACAAAATAAACGGTATATTTCGGATATTGTTTAGTTATATATTCAAATAAATATTTGGAATTTCCTCTATAACCATAATCAAATCCTAAAAATACAATGTAAGGTTTTACTTGTTCTTGTTTCTTTTCATAAATATTAATGGACTGCATTTGATGATTTAGCGTCTTTTTATAAAGTTGTTGATATGTGCGATTTGGTAATTTAAATTTTGTTTTAAATAGAATCTTGTCTAAAGTTCGCGCATATGGCGGTAAACTTACTTCTTTCGTACGATAAATTGGCTGATACCCGTTTAGCACAGCTAATTTATTTAATTGAAATTTCGTTTCATTATCTTGAATGTTTGTTTTCGTCGCTAATAACACCATTTCACTTGGTGCGTATTTCTTCTGAAAATCAAACACGACATGTGTATCAATTTTTATATCTTTAAGATGAAGTAGCGCATTCAAGGTAATATCAAATGTGTTTTCCCATTTGAATTTTGATACTAGCCACTTCAAATCTTCAATTTCAAAAATGATATTTGGTTGTAATGTGATGTTGTTAAACCAATCTTTAATATTGATAAAAGTTTGGCCCATATATTTACTATCGTTCGTATAATAACCTTCATTTGTATAATCAACAACATACGAACTCTGATCCAACTCTAATCGTGCTATTACATTTTCTTTCACTTCTGTATATTGATCTTTCAATATTATATGACTCGCTTCTATATTAGAATTAAGTATCGATTCTAAATTTGGTTGCGCATGAATATCTATAATTTTTATCATTCTACACCTCGTACAGACTTATCTCATGGTATAAGTCTTCAATTTATTGTAAATAAATGTTTTACAATACTTTTTTTTATAATTCCCTTTTTTCTACTGTTCTAACTTTTTAACATTCTCATGTTAATTTGAACCGATATTGATTTTATCTTATATGAAGTTATCGAATCAAGAATAATATACCCATTTAATGAATTGTAAAATAAAAAATTAACATTTACTTTACATTATAAGCAAACAGTTTACATTATTACCTTTATATATTAAGCTTATGTTGTATCGAAAAAGATGGGGTGAAAAAATGCGTAGAGTAATTACTTATGGAACTTATGATTTATTACATTACGGCCATATCGAGCTGTTAAGAAGAGCTAAGCAAAATGGTGACTATTTAATTGTTGCTTTATCGACAGATGAATTTAATAAGTTGAAAAATAAAAAATCATATTACAATTATGAACAAAGAAAAATGATGCTTGAATCTATTAGATATGTTGACCTTGTAATTCCTGAGAACAATTGGGAACAAAAAACAGATGATGTTTTAAATTACAAAGTAGACACTTTCTTAATGGGTCATGATTGGGAAGGCGAATTTGACTTCCTTAAAGAACATTGTGAAGTCATTTATCTTAAAAGAACTGAAGGTATCTCAACTACTCAAATTAAAAAAGAATTATACGGTAACGAATAGAACACTTAATTGTGTTCTTTTTTTCGCATACAAATGTAAATATTTAACATAATTGTATTTATAAAGTAAATAAACATCAGGAGTGACAAATGAAAAAATTACTTTTACTTACATTCATTTTATTTATCATTGGTTGTATTTTCTTAAGTATGCGTATATTTATATTCAATGATAATCAAAATCAGTATACACATCCAAAAAATACACCTAATAAAAACATTTCAAAGCAACAACAACTATCCACTCAAAAAAAGGTTGATAACATAGACAACTATTTAAAAAGCATTTATTTTACTGGGAATATTACAGTATATGAAAAAATAAACGAATTATGGATAGAGCTTATGGTTATAGAAACTATGAACTTGGCATTAAGCACGATTCGGAATCCATGTATTTGCTTGGATCTGCGAATAAATTTGTGACAGGTATGATTATTAAACAGCTTGAAGAAGAAGGAAAAATCCACTTAGATGACAATGTAAATCGTTATATACCCCTATTCCATCTTCAACAGAACTATCCAATTACAGTACGTGATTTAGTCTTACATACAAGCGGATTACCTAAACTGAAAGCTAATCCCCTTACGCACGGTCTAGATAGCGCTATTGAAGATATTAAAGCAAAGGACTTTGACCCTTACACGTATCATCTATACAACTATAATGATGTGAACTATATTGTATTAGCTAAGATAATTGAAAATGTCACCCACCAACCCTTTCAAAAAAGTTTAGATAAATATATTATTCAGAAACTCAATTTGAAACATACATCTTTATTTGACTCAACTCAGCATCATACTTTGTTTGTAAAAGGTTATGAACTTAAAAATAATCAAGTGACATACACGCCAACACGCTATTTAGACAAATATTATGGTGCAGGCAATGTTTATATTTCGACTAATGATATGGCTAAAATCGTTTTAAATTTCAAAAATGGACATTTATTAAATAAAAACTCTACACAAAATTTATTAGCGCCCGCTAAATTCAACCTGTACCCTGGAACATATCGATACGGATTTTATAATTATCCAAAACATCAAAGATATAGAGGGCTCTTCTACAAAAATGACTTCGTAACCTATTCCAATAAAAATTACGTTGTTTCAATTGCTAGCAATAAATTACCTCAACCTTATGATGGTCAATTAGAAAAACATTTAAAACACATTTTCACAAAAATATTAAACCAAAAATTATCTTAGATATAACAAAGGTGCAGAATGGGAGCGGGACAGAAATCTTATTAATATAAAAAAGATTTCGTAGTCCCGCCCCGGCAAGGATGACTAGAGTTGAAAAAAGTTTGATACAAGCGCATTTTCAACTCAGTCATCTACTGCCGAGATACCAAAAGATCCTGAGACATTATATTATGTCCCAGGATTATTTTTTTGCGCATGCTTTCCGCGGGCACCGCGGGAGTCAGCGCAATAAATGCTTGTGATAATACGCTAACGAGATAGTTCTGGGAAACAATCCTGTTAGAAATTCTAACGAGATAGAAAGTGGAAACAATCTCGTTAGCGGTTCAATTTGCGATTTTAGTGTGTAAAAAACGACAAAATACATCCAAATAGCGCTCTAACGAGATAGTTCTGGGAAACAATCCTGTTAGATATTCTAACGAGATAGAAAGTAAAAACAATCTCGTTAACGGTTCAATTTGCGATTTTCGTGTGTAAAAAACAAAAAAATACATCCAAATAGCGCTCTAACGTGATAGTTCTAGGAAACAATCCTGTTAGATATTCTAACGAGATAGAAAGTAAAAACAATCTCGTTAGCCATGCTCAATGTTGCATGTCGACCTCCACTTGCAATGTTCAACGCTCCAATGTTGCATGTCGACCTCCACTTGCAATGTTCAACGCTCCAATGTTGCTTGTCGACCTCCACTTGCAATATTCAGAGCCTCAATGTTGCATGTCGACCTCCACTTGCAATGTTCAGCGCCTCAATGTTGCATGTCGACCTCCACTTGCAATGTTCAACGCTCCAATGTTGCATGTCGACCTCCACTTGCAATGTTCAACGCTCCAATGTTGCTTGTCGACCTCCACTTGCAATAT
The Mammaliicoccus sp. Dog046 genome window above contains:
- a CDS encoding acyltransferase family protein, whose protein sequence is MQMKTIDIEKKFRPEIEGLRVVAALLVAIYHIWFGKVSGGVDVFFVISGFLITTSIISRFNREGEFKFLPYIQGLIKRLFPSVLTVLFITVLLSFIWLPQSILGKTIKETIASLFYYQNWQLAFSSTDYLNKDQMKTPIEHFWAMSIQGQFYIIWFLLFAFIFMIFKKYSKLDVIKLINICLASIFIASFTYSVYLTNVNQPWAYFHTFTRVWEFSLGGLLAMNLSKIKINQFIASIIGWIGLAGLILTGIIFNVSTMFPGYIALWPMLCAVFILLSGNYETKFGVKSILGSKLMVKLGGLSFGLYLWHWVILSFWQYHNNGRPGIILGVGMILLSWLLSYIMTKFIETPIRSASSNKKAFKKLGTGLLINLIALASIYFILFNNPFEKEKTALSKDYPGAMATEKGVSVNTGVKAIPEFSEIRNESPDSTRDQVHQKIGESKVLVGTYGHKKNYDKTIALVGSSHAQHWLGALQSAAKDSNYRILSMTKSGCELKTKDSAKDCEQWNKNVIKEIEKQDIDLVVTTADSANDINGQIDPLQLKQFDNITNTKTPIFAIRDNPRFQFNVPETLDKFGEEETIKKMNAKPRLPETSKWDQLEKKPKDTHYVDYTNYFKKDGKFVPVVGNVIVYMDKGHLTNSFSKTLGPKIKKDIDKYFEELN
- a CDS encoding glycosyltransferase, encoding MKSFTFLVHNIYHMGGTTKSISNLANILKEKGHTVKIISVFKASEQPYFNLHEDIEIEPIIEYGKSIKGLQHILFNRINKFTPLLKPKYIHPSEPGLNQFSSYIEKKIIQKIKEVDTDIIVGTRASYNLLVAHYAKKDIFKIGMEHMYLKAHDERYQQDILSAYSKLDLVTTLTKEDQQDYQAQLSQTKVIIVPNIIKETIYNLEKKNTIVAAGRFEKEKGFDLLIESIQIIADKMREKHYVLDIYGDGQEKETLNSLINHYQLNDIIQLKPTTNHLSKVLSSSKITAVPSRIEGFGLVILEAMYQNSIVVSYKGCYGPEYLIDEKVNGFLAEPQNSEEFAHDLGYIIDHYESNEIQAMIKNAQQKTTQFEDTAIYDQFIKDIQISK
- a CDS encoding CDP-glycerol glycerophosphotransferase family protein translates to MIKIIDIHAQPNLESILNSNIEASHIILKDQYTEVKENVIARLELDQSSYVVDYTNEGYYTNDSKYMGQTFINIKDWFNNITLQPNIIFEIEDLKWLVSKFKWENTFDITLNALLHLKDIKIDTHVVFDFQKKYAPSEMVLLATKTNIQDNETKFQLNKLAVLNGYQPIYRTKEVSLPPYARTLDKILFKTKFKLPNRTYQQLYKKTLNHQMQSINIYEKKQEQVKPYIVFLGFDYGYRGNSKYLFEYITKQYPKYTVYFVTEEKTGNHFIKPNDIDTQSIIEQAGVVVLESYLPDHLQPNGTIIQLWHGTPMKQLFLDSKEPKQNGSIYNYRARKYNKLKKQDYFITDVETINSQFQSAFPMEETKIIPCGYPRNQYLLEHADDKTVINETKQALNLDDEKQTILYVPTWRDIEGDHYLLDFPEEIKDNYNIIYKLHEEDMSQQTNSQQNINQFDTQELLLVADIVISDYSSTVFDALTIDKHVYLYTPDFEVYNEQRGLYRTVYDSINQNQYFDSETLFTAIYEKQYNKQDDTFINKSNHSYETITQLIEQSMI
- the tagD gene encoding glycerol-3-phosphate cytidylyltransferase, with the protein product MRRVITYGTYDLLHYGHIELLRRAKQNGDYLIVALSTDEFNKLKNKKSYYNYEQRKMMLESIRYVDLVIPENNWEQKTDDVLNYKVDTFLMGHDWEGEFDFLKEHCEVIYLKRTEGISTTQIKKELYGNE
- a CDS encoding serine hydrolase domain-containing protein, encoding MDRAYGYRNYELGIKHDSESMYLLGSANKFVTGMIIKQLEEEGKIHLDDNVNRYIPLFHLQQNYPITVRDLVLHTSGLPKLKANPLTHGLDSAIEDIKAKDFDPYTYHLYNYNDVNYIVLAKIIENVTHQPFQKSLDKYIIQKLNLKHTSLFDSTQHHTLFVKGYELKNNQVTYTPTRYLDKYYGAGNVYISTNDMAKIVLNFKNGHLLNKNSTQNLLAPAKFNLYPGTYRYGFYNYPKHQRYRGLFYKNDFVTYSNKNYVVSIASNKLPQPYDGQLEKHLKHIFTKILNQKLS